GGCAGAAGCACCTTGGTTCACCTCTTCCCAACCCTttccctggggctgtggtgCCTGTGTGACCCCTGTGTGCATGGGGTTGCCAGAGTGTGTGCTTCAGGATGGGATGAAACAGAGGAACATTGCAAGCTTGTTTATTGTCAGTGtttcaaaacagtattttttattacagaCACTCATTAGGTTGCTCACACTGTGGCAGGGATTTAATAATATAAGGCACAGGGAACATTcagaagtacaaaaaaaaaaaaaaaaaatgtcctcaGCCTGTGAGATTTAACCATTCCTTCGCTCTTGTCAAGACCCTCTCTACAAAGCAAAATCCAAAtaccttctcccttccctcccacccatTACTTAAACCTCAAAATcctcaacagaaaaaaaaatactacaggCTTGTCCTTGAGCATGCAGCAAGCACCCCTCTTCTAAGCAGAACTGTCCCTTCCAAGCCCAACAGAGCTTCTctgggagagcagggctggcatTTAAACACAGCCAGGGCACAGGTGGGAAGTGCTCAATAGCACTGTGATTTGGGGAGAGCCAAGAGCTTTATCTCAGGTACAGCAGAATCACAACAGCAGGGTTCCACCCTGGGGAACAAGTGGCTGCCCCCAATCTCCCTTggcagcacagaaaacacaacagcagTATGGTCACTGAGTGATGGTAAAACCACGTAGCACTTTCAAACCTTTATTTTTTGAGGGGATTTTACAGGATGGGGTGCGtctcattttatttgttttaaattttgtgcGCTTTTCTGACTTGTTTGCTTGACTAGCCCTTTATTTTTGTGCCCAATGATTGTCAAATTCAGGCCCTgggatttgaaagaaaaacaaaacaaaacaaaccaacaaaaaaaaaaaaaggggaaaacaaaatcctgcCACTCTGTCTTCCTCaccccctctccatccccctctAACATGAGCTGGGTGACCACAATGTCATCCTCAGCTGCACTGCTCGAAAAACCCAATCCTCCTACATCCtctggctctgccttcccttgcTGGTGGTTGGTAACTGGGGTGGTGAATCAGCTGAGAGCTCTTTGTGTCTGTGCTGAGGTGTCTGAGAACGTGCTGTTAGTAAGAAGTTAAGAGAAGTGGATACCAAGATGGAGCGGGTATTTGGGACAGGAACAGGGTCAGTCAATGGTAAAGACTTGTTGGAGAGCAAAAGGGTTGGTAAAGAGTGTGTGGAAACAGCCAAGTGAGTAATCTAGTGGTAACAGACTAGGCTACGAACGAGGACTGTTATTTCTCTTAGCACCATTACTACGTATGTTTAGATCTATATTAGCACCTtgttcccagggaaaaaaaaacaaaccgaAACCAAAATAGAACAAAAGCAGTTCAAAACCCGAAGGAAGGGGCAAGGTTAAAACAAGACAAAGTTGGCAGCAAAGAAGGAAGCTGGGGGTTTAGATGACGAGGTCCTTGTCTATGTCCTctgtggaaggaaaagagagagatcaGGTTAGGAGGTAGATGCTGCCAGGATCCCAGTGCTCCTGGGatcccctctccctgcttttgCCTCCTCAGGACCACCTCTAATGCATTGCTTCATCCCCAGTGGAAGCTCTTGGGGTGTTTTTTGGTGTCTCCTACTCAGTACTTACGCTCCTTAATGCCGAAGCAGCTGGCCCACTCCTCCAGGGCAATGTATTTGTCGTTGTCCAGGTCACAAGCCTCGAAGAAGCGGGTGGTGCAGTGCTCCATGGGGATGAGGGGGGCACGGAGCGGGGCCAGCTCGGTGTGGGACAGGTACCTACAGAGGTGACCCTGTGGTCAATGTGTTGTTCACCACCTCCAGgcaccctcctgctgctctgctgggtgaAGGAGCCAGTGCAGGGCGAGATGCTGGCCCCAGCTCTCTGGTGGCTTCACTGCTGTGCCAGTGCCCCCCCAGTATCCACCGGGTGTCGTGAAGGTCAAGGACTGGTGTCTGCTGTGCTAGTCACAAAGTAGGTGGCAGCTGGGGGGGTCCCCTCCACATGTCCCAGTGTGTGATTGCTCTCACACCCAGCTCACAGCtaagccagcagctgctgtttcagctgctgaagtgaTCCCAGAGCCTTTGTAGAAAGGTATTTTAGGGAACTATCATACAGCAGTAAATCTGAGAAGACAAACTCCACACAAGGGAgatgggagcagctgggggaggCCCCTGTCACTGCAGAAttgctgttttgcagaaaaacacCTGCCTCTACCCCAGTCTAGTTTGCTCCAGTCTGCCAGATGTGTGCCTTTTGCCTTTGCTTCTGCCACCAGCCACCCACTTGTATCACATCTCTAGCCTTGACATCTTCTGTCCCCAAATCCCCCTGGTCCTTGGGCAGGAAGGGGTCCTGGCAGGGCCTTCATCCTGCTCTACCAACACTCACCCATCGATGGGGTGCTGGTCCAGCTGCCCAAACTGCCAGTGCACGGGGAAGATGTACATGTTGTAGTTCTTCTCAAAGTCACGGGCCAGCAGCTCCACAGTGTGGTCACCAGCCTCCAGGCGCTTCTCGTTCTCATGGATCTTCTTCACCTGTCATAGGAGAGGCCAGGTAGAGCTTGTCAACAGGGGAGACCTTGGAAGGAGCTTTACATGAGGTGTCTAGAAGTTGTTCTGGACAGGCTTCCCATGTGTGCTGAGCTCCACGGGTAGAATCAGCTCCCTGAACCCCTCACCTTGAGCTTCTGCTTCTCGGTCAGCAGGTTGTTGTCCTCATCGCGCTCGTACAGGGTGATGAGCACGTTCTTCAGCCAGTCCCTCATGCGCAGGGGGAACTCAGTCAGCTCTGTGtccaggcaggcagggatgaCTGGAGGCCATACAAAAAGGTCAGCACAGCACCCGGACATGCAGCCCCAGCATCCTCCCACCTTGGTCTGGCATCTGCCTGGACCTTTGCTCTCCCTCAGCCCATGGGTGGAGGGGCTGCGCTCAGGTTAGGGGTCCCTTTATCTAAGGGAATGGTTGCACTTACATTTGCAAGGCCCAATGTAGTCCAGGTGCAGCTTGTGTCCCTTCTTGGTTCCCTCCAAGGTGCATTTTGTGGCAAAGAAATGGCAGGAGGAGTCATAGGTCTTGTTGTCGGTACCACAGACCTGTAGAGGATGGGGAGATGCtgtgtgagccctgctgggacatCACCTGGGAGAGCCTCCAAATGACAAGTTTCACTTGTTTCCTGGGGTGAACAACAGCTGAGGCCATGTGGGGACCTGCTACCTGGACTCTGTCCCCCCACATTGTCACTGGCAGTGTCCCATGTGAAGTCCCTCCCCGCACAAATTCCAGCAAACAGCTTCTGCTCTCACCTTCTCAAAGACACCGGCAGTGGCTGGGCAGCTGGAAGGGTCCTGGCACACGCACATGGGTGAGTTGTTGTCATCCACTTCACACACCTTGCCATGCTTGCAGTGGTGGTTCTGGCAGGGGTCTGGGAGAGTGCAGGGAGCAAAGTCAGAGCCTGCCCCATCCTCACCTCTCACAAGCCTGCCTGGGGCATCTCAGCATGGAGGGAAGACAGAGACTTCaccagggacagccctgagcaTCTGTCCCTGCATGGGGAAGGTGTGAGGGTCTCCAGAAGCCCATATTAGCTCTTGAACTAACCCTGGGCTCTGTTCTGTGGACGTACAACACAGTGGCTTTTCTGTTGCAAAACTTGTGTTATGGAGAGGGAAGAGGTCATGtacttcttttgcttttaggtGTGCAGCTGGGTTGGCATCGTCCTTCTGCTACAGCCCTTCCCAAAGAAATCCCTCATTGTTTGGGGTAGCTAAAGCTCCCCCACCAGGGAAAGAAAGGTGTCTCTGCCTGCTGGAAGGCAAGGGAAAAGCAACTTACTCTCTGCAACTATCTCCTCTACATCTTCTGTGGGTTCCTCAAACTCTCCCACCTCCACCTGGACGGGGTTGGCCCCCACGGGCTCCTGCGAAAGAGGTCAGTGTGGGTGGTAGGGGTCTGTGCTGAGGGCTATTCCTGAGGGGCAGAGCAGCCTCCTCACTGCCCCTGCTTCTGGGATGCTCTTCCCAGGGTGGTGGGTGCTGCAAGGCAAGGAtgctgaggaggagcagagagtCACCTACCTCTGTGGTGGGGTCTTCGATGACCTCTGTCTCATCAGGCAGAGCCtcctgctgaaaggaaaaaggaccATGAGCTGGAGGGCAAGGGGGTACAATCCCAAGGGGGTGATCCACTGCTTTTGTCTCCCTCCACTACCCCAatagctttggggtttttttattttaaaagataatccCCACCAGATACGTTGGACAGACAGTTCTGACAGCAGAGAGGCTCTGTTGGCTCTTACTTACCGGAGCTGCCAGGGCTTTGCCTgccaggcagagaaggaaaaaaatccaggccCTCATCTTTCAGCAACCCCtgaataaaagagagaaaaaggagggatgaggaaggaggctgctgtgtgctgctgggatCCTGCATGAGCTCATGGTCGGCAGCCCTACACTTAGAAAAAGAAGTTCTCTTTGTTCCCCGCCTCTTCTGTTTGATATTACAGCCCCATATGGTGTCCTTTTTAGCTGAAACCTTAAACCACATCATGTTTCcaagaaaaattcttttgatTTTGCAAAATGGGACTGCGGGGGTTTAGGTTTCTGTTGCTTTCCTTGGATGCCTTTAGAAAAACTGCAGTCAAAATGGCAGCTCCCCTGTCCTTCACGGGAGTTTTctgaaccaaaagaaaacatttttcatgtcaAAACCCCATGATATGAGTCCTGGGTAGAGACAATGAAACTCCCATTTTATTTGtcagagggaaaatgaaagtggaggaaggggaggaaagaacAGAGAGACAGTGAGATGGAATTAAGAATTAAGTCTTGTAGAAAACCTCTTCTCACATGGACACAAGACATCTCTAGGGGTAGCATGGACCAGTCCCCCGTTCCCAGCACCCCCAAATGTTAGGGTCTCTTTTAtagtttttccctttccttctcagaCCTGAGTGTCCCCAGGCTGGGTCTGAGGGATCCAGGATGTTTTGGGATTGTGTTCGGCCAGGAACACCTTTTTACACCCTCCCCAAGTGGCTGTTGTAGGATGAATGATCCAGGCAGCCCAGCTAACACTGGCCACAATGTGAGCCAGGAGCAGAGCGCAGCTGGTGAAATCACCctgtctgtgtgtcccccctCCTAGTTCCTGTTTGGCAGGATTGAGCCCCTCTGTGtgagggcagagaggagctCAGCTGGCTGCTTAATATGCTGGTGGCATCCTGCTCCTGACAGTAAGGGCTGCCTGCTCCCTTCCGCCCAAAACACCCCCTGtttgtctcctgccagccagggCACTTGTCCCTCTGCCAAGGCTTCcgctctctcccttcctctccacctgcctgccccagggctgggtgggtgGATGGCTTCACTGGGACAGAAAGGGTTGGACAAGGTGTCTTCTCTCCCAGCAAGCATGTAGGATTTCTGATTTGGCTGTGcatcctttcccttcctccccctgcaTGGCAGCTCTCTGGGTAGAGACCCATAccagtgctgtgctgccagggcactggctgggctggggtggtCTTCCTCTTTAGGAAAGTTCAGCCATGCAGAGGCAGAAATCCTCTTTCCAAACTCAGAGGCTCACCCAGGCCCAGCTGG
This window of the Calypte anna isolate BGI_N300 chromosome 13, bCalAnn1_v1.p, whole genome shotgun sequence genome carries:
- the SPARC gene encoding SPARC isoform X2, with the translated sequence MRAWIFFLLCLAGKALAAPEALPDETEVIEDPTTEEPVGANPVQVEVGEFEEPTEDVEEIVAENPCQNHHCKHGKVCEVDDNNSPMCVCQDPSSCPATAGVFEKVCGTDNKTYDSSCHFFATKCTLEGTKKGHKLHLDYIGPCKFIPACLDTELTEFPLRMRDWLKNVLITLYERDEDNNLLTEKQKLKVKKIHENEKRLEAGDHTVELLARDFEKNYNMYIFPVHWQFGQLDQHPIDGYLSHTELAPLRAPLIPMEHCTTRFFEACDLDNDKYIALEEWASCFGIKEQDIDKDLVI
- the SPARC gene encoding SPARC isoform X1 encodes the protein MRAWIFFLLCLAGKALAAPQEALPDETEVIEDPTTEEPVGANPVQVEVGEFEEPTEDVEEIVAENPCQNHHCKHGKVCEVDDNNSPMCVCQDPSSCPATAGVFEKVCGTDNKTYDSSCHFFATKCTLEGTKKGHKLHLDYIGPCKFIPACLDTELTEFPLRMRDWLKNVLITLYERDEDNNLLTEKQKLKVKKIHENEKRLEAGDHTVELLARDFEKNYNMYIFPVHWQFGQLDQHPIDGYLSHTELAPLRAPLIPMEHCTTRFFEACDLDNDKYIALEEWASCFGIKEQDIDKDLVI